One stretch of Gopherus flavomarginatus isolate rGopFla2 chromosome 2, rGopFla2.mat.asm, whole genome shotgun sequence DNA includes these proteins:
- the LOC127044480 gene encoding casein kinase II subunit alpha-like, with the protein MSGPVPSRARVYADVNTQRPREYWDYESHVVEWGNQDDYQLVRKLGRGKYSEVFEAINITNNEKVVVKILKPVKKKKIKREIKILENLRGGPNIISLLDIVKDPVSRTPALVFEHVNNTDFKQLYQTLSDFDIRFYMYEILKALDYCHSMGVMHRDVKPHNVMIDHEHRKLRLIDWGLAEFYHPGQEYNVRVASRYFKGPELLVDYQMYDYSLDMWSLGCMLASMIFRKEPFFHGHDNYDQLVRIAKVLGTEDLYDYIDKYNIELDPRFNDILGRHSRKRWERFVHSENQHLVSTEALDFLDKLLRYDHQTRLTAREAMEHPYFYPIAKDPARMGPSAGLSASNTPVSASSMLAGLTSMSAAQPIGSLAASPVISSPNALGSPVPAAAGVQP; encoded by the exons ATGTCGGGCCCAGTGCCGAGTCGAGCCAGGGTCTATGCAGATGTGAACACTCAGAGACCCCGCGAGTACTGGGACTACGAGTCACACGTCGTGGAATGGGG CAACCAAGACGACTACCAGCTTGTGCGGAAACTTGGCCGTGGCAAATACAGTGAAGTCTTTGAAGCCATCAACATCACCAACAATGAGAAAGTTGTGGTGAAAATCCTTAAG ccagtaaaaaagaagaaaataaagcgTGAGATTAAGATCCTGGAGAATCTCCGAGGAGGCCCCAATATTATCAGCCTGCTAGATATAGTCAAAGACCCTGTG TCTCGCACGCCTGCCCTGGTCTTCGAACATGTCAACAACACAGACTTCAAG CAATTGTACCAGACACTATCTGACTTCGACATTCGATTCTACATGTATGAAATCTTAAAG GCACTGGATTACTGTCACAGCATGGGGGTCATGCATAGAGACGTCAAGCCACACAATGTCATGATAGACCACGAGCACAGAAAG CTGCGACTGATAGACTGGGGCCTGGCTGAGTTCTACCATCCTGGGCAGGAGTACAATGTTCGCGTGGCCTCCAGGTATTTCAAGGGACCGGAGCTCTTGGTAGACTACCAG ATGTATGACTACAGCCTGGACATGTGGAGTTTAGGCTGCATGTTGGCCAGTATGATCTTCCGGAAGGAGCCCTTCTTCCACGGCCATGATAATTATGACCAG cttgtgcGGATCGCGAAGGTGCTGGGAACGGAGGACCTGTATGACTACATTGACAAGTACAACATAGAGCTGGATCCCCGCTTCAATGATATCCTAGGCAG ACATTCCCGCAAGCGATGGGAGCGCTTCGTGCACAGTGAGAACCAGCACCTCGTGAGCACGGAGGCACTCGACTTCCTGGACAAGCTGCTGCGCTACGACCACCAGACGCGACTCACTGCCCGGGAGGCCATGGAGCACCCATACTTCT ATCCCATAGCGAAAGATCCAGCCAGGATGGGCCCCTCAGCTGGACTGTCAGCCAGTAACACACCTGTCAGCGCCTCCAGTATGTTGGCAG GTCTTACCTCAATGTCTGCAGCCCAGCCCATTGGCAGCTTGGCCGCATCGCCCGTCATCTCCTCTCCAAACGCTCTGGGGTCGCCGGTTCCTGCGGCAGCTGGAGTGCAGCCCTGA